One genomic segment of Macaca fascicularis isolate 582-1 chromosome 19, T2T-MFA8v1.1 includes these proteins:
- the LOC102122273 gene encoding small ribosomal subunit protein eS4, X isoform-like, with amino-acid sequence MGGPLSAPITAVAFGPKQHLKRVAALQHGMLDKLTGVFAARPSTGPHKLRECLPHIFLRNRLKYALTGDEVKKICMQWFIKVDGKIRTDNNLPYWIMDVISIDKMGEDFCLIYGINRRFALHRITPEEVKYKLCKMRKIFVRAKGIPHLVIHDIHTVRHPDSLIKVNDTIQIDLETGKITALKFDTGNLCLVTGGGNWGRIGVITNRERHPVSFDTFHVKDANSNSFSIIFVIDKGNKPWISLP; translated from the coding sequence ATGGGAGGTCCTCTTTCTGCGCCTATTACAGCTGTGGCTTTCGGTCCCAAGCAGCATCTGAAGCGGGTAGCAGCTCTACAGCATGGGATGCTGGATAAATTGACTGGTGTGTTTGCTGCTCGTCCATCCACTGGTCCCCACAAGCTGAGAGAGTGTCTCCCTCATATTTTCCTGAGGAACAGACTTAAGTACGCCCTGACAGGAGACGAAGTAAAGAAGATTTGCATGCAGTGGTTCATTAAGGTAGATGGCAAGATTCGAACTGATAATAACCTACCCTACTGGATTATGGATGTCATCAGCATTGACAAGATGGGAGAGGATTTCTGTCTGATCTATGGCATCAATCGTCGCTTTGCTCTACATCGTATTACACCTGAGGAAGTCAAGTACAAGTtgtgcaaaatgagaaaaatctttgtgCGCGCAAAAGGAATCCCTCACCTGGTGATTCACGATATTCACACTGTCCGCCACCCTGATTCCCTCATTAAGGTGAATGACACCATTCAGATTGATTTGGAGACTGGCAAGATCACTGCTTTGAAGTTCGACACTGGTAACCTGTGTTTGGTGACTGGAGGTGGTAACTGGGGAAGAATTGGTGTGATCACCAACAGAGAGAGGCACCCTGTATCTTTTGACACGTTTCACGTGAAAGATGCCAACAGCAACAGCTTTTCCATCATTTTTGTTATTGACAAGGGCAACAAACCATGGATTTCTCTTCCCTGA